In Candidatus Dadabacteria bacterium, the DNA window AAGAGCGCGATGTTCTAAAAAAACTTGCGGGGTAACATAGCCCCCAATGAACAAGGTTGAACACATGGTCCGCGAAACGACTGACAGAGACCTTGTTGTCATACTCTCAATTTGCGAGGCCGCTTTTGACAGTGAAGAAAACCTACCCGGCCTCGTCAAGAACCTATTTGAAGATGAGACCGCACGCCCTTTTCTTTCACTACTTGCCTTTGAAGACAAAACGGCCATCGGCCATATCTTGTTCACACACGCAACAATCGGCAAGACCGTTGCGGCATTGCTGGCGCCGCTGGCCGTCATTCCGGAATACCAGAATCGTGGGATTGGGGGGCGACTCATTCAAA includes these proteins:
- a CDS encoding N-acetyltransferase, coding for MNKVEHMVRETTDRDLVVILSICEAAFDSEENLPGLVKNLFEDETARPFLSLLAFEDKTAIGHILFTHATIGKTVAALLAPLAVIPEYQNRGIGGRLIQTGCAMLKNAGVEVVFVLGYPDYYQRHGFVPAGRHGMHTPFPIPEQNADAWMVRELVPDTIENICGILKCADAINRPEYWRE